One window of Natrinema sp. SYSU A 869 genomic DNA carries:
- a CDS encoding acetate--CoA ligase — translation MTEERPAYPSLENSSVRRWTPQTFGRDSTATESADDDSSDHEWPACWEAATSLLKWRKPHDRIVDVENSPFYRWFVGGRLNAAENCIDRHLEKRKNQVALRWEGKRGERRTYTYYDLYREVSAVAAALRELGVEADDVVTIYLPKLPELPIAMLACARIGAVHNVVFAGFAPDALVKRMQHVDSSALVTCDGSIREETAIDQKRKADTALASLEELLPTIVVDRLGASHGTHLGANQYDYDDLVETHAGADVTPVSRKSTDTLFHIHTSGTTGDQQRMTHATGGYLAGVAWTAQTVFDLSPGTTIWCTADIGWITGHSYAVYGPLLSGATAVLVEGSLRYPDRHRPWELIERNGVEIFYTTPGVIRTFMKWGESFPSSHDLSSLRLLGTVGEPIGPDTWGWYYTHVGEERCPIVDTWWQTETGCVLISVRPGIDKSKPGSVGPPLPGIEIQVVDEDGRELPPGEPGYLTIDRPWPSMLAPLEGDRYWVLAEYWQAFSDPRADSWRYFTGDRAVVDDDGYVTILGRDDDVITIGNRRLGTAELEAAITTVDGVTEAAVVAKSTGGETTLCIFATLEQEQRDQNAVGDAIADAVAKHVGEFARPASVVFTPELPETYSGKTMYRLLERIVNDRALTNSDALRNPEILGELATIWNRE, via the coding sequence ATGACCGAAGAAAGACCGGCATATCCTTCCCTCGAGAACTCATCCGTTCGTCGTTGGACGCCGCAAACATTCGGTCGCGATAGTACTGCGACGGAGTCGGCCGACGATGATTCTTCCGATCACGAGTGGCCGGCGTGCTGGGAGGCCGCCACATCGTTGCTCAAGTGGCGCAAGCCCCATGATCGCATCGTCGACGTGGAAAATTCGCCCTTTTACCGATGGTTCGTCGGCGGACGCTTGAACGCCGCGGAAAATTGCATCGATCGCCACCTCGAGAAGCGGAAGAATCAGGTCGCACTGCGGTGGGAGGGGAAACGAGGTGAGCGCCGAACCTATACGTACTACGACCTCTACCGCGAGGTATCGGCCGTCGCAGCCGCGCTCCGCGAGCTCGGTGTCGAAGCGGATGACGTCGTTACGATCTACCTGCCGAAGCTCCCCGAGTTGCCAATCGCAATGCTCGCCTGCGCTCGTATCGGGGCGGTCCACAACGTCGTCTTTGCGGGTTTTGCTCCCGATGCGCTCGTCAAGCGAATGCAACACGTCGACTCGTCCGCGCTCGTTACCTGCGACGGCAGCATCCGCGAGGAGACCGCGATCGACCAGAAGCGGAAAGCCGATACGGCGCTAGCATCGCTTGAGGAATTGCTCCCCACGATCGTCGTCGATCGACTCGGTGCGAGTCACGGGACGCACCTCGGTGCGAATCAATACGACTACGACGACCTCGTCGAGACGCACGCCGGCGCAGATGTGACTCCAGTGTCGCGGAAGTCGACCGATACCCTCTTTCACATTCACACGTCGGGGACGACCGGCGACCAGCAACGGATGACTCACGCGACCGGGGGCTACCTCGCGGGTGTTGCGTGGACGGCTCAGACAGTATTCGACCTCTCCCCTGGGACCACGATCTGGTGTACGGCCGATATCGGGTGGATCACCGGCCACTCCTACGCCGTCTACGGGCCGCTTCTCTCGGGCGCAACGGCAGTCCTCGTGGAGGGAAGTCTTCGTTATCCGGATCGACACCGGCCGTGGGAGTTGATCGAACGAAACGGCGTGGAGATTTTCTATACGACACCAGGAGTGATTCGGACGTTTATGAAGTGGGGCGAGTCGTTTCCCTCGTCCCATGACCTATCGTCGCTGCGACTGCTCGGTACCGTCGGTGAGCCGATCGGCCCAGATACGTGGGGGTGGTACTACACCCATGTTGGTGAAGAACGGTGCCCGATCGTCGACACGTGGTGGCAGACCGAAACTGGATGCGTCCTCATTTCGGTCCGTCCCGGAATCGACAAGTCGAAGCCCGGTTCGGTCGGCCCGCCGTTACCTGGAATCGAAATCCAGGTCGTCGACGAAGACGGCCGCGAACTACCGCCCGGCGAACCCGGTTATCTGACGATTGACCGCCCCTGGCCGTCGATGCTCGCTCCGCTCGAAGGTGATCGGTACTGGGTTCTCGCGGAGTACTGGCAAGCGTTTTCGGACCCGCGGGCGGATAGCTGGCGATATTTCACGGGCGACCGAGCCGTCGTTGACGACGACGGATACGTGACGATCCTCGGCCGTGACGACGATGTAATCACGATCGGTAACCGCCGCCTTGGAACGGCCGAACTCGAGGCTGCGATCACGACGGTAGACGGCGTTACCGAAGCCGCTGTCGTCGCCAAGAGTACCGGTGGTGAGACAACGCTCTGCATCTTCGCAACCCTCGAGCAAGAGCAGCGGGACCAGAACGCCGTCGGAGACGCCATCGCAGATGCAGTCGCTAAGCACGTCGGTGAGTTTGCTCGGCCGGCAAGCGTCGTATTTACGCCCGAACTTCCCGAAACCTATTCTGGGAAGACGATGTACCGGCTCCTCGAGCGTATTGTCAACGATCGGGCGCTTACGAACAGCGACGCCCTTCGGAATCCCGAAATTCTCGGTGAACTCGCGACGATCTGGAATCGAGAGTGA
- a CDS encoding PAS domain-containing protein, whose translation MRVGEPVYDRLVQHETPDAQQRWVSLTAAPLFDEDDELERIIVAGKDITELKEKERQFERQRDELRHELDEVYERVTDAFFAADTDLRFTHLNDRAEELLGTTEGNVYGEYMRDSFPEFTERSFKEQYERAMMTQEPVSFEEYSDTADAWFEVRAYPSDTGLSIYFTDITERKGRERKLKQYEQLVETVWDGYTCSTRTIASFSSTKRSATLSGTTATNCWENMRPSSTARR comes from the coding sequence ATGCGGGTTGGTGAACCCGTTTACGATCGGCTGGTTCAGCACGAAACGCCTGACGCACAGCAGCGATGGGTTTCGCTGACTGCGGCACCGCTGTTTGACGAAGACGATGAACTCGAACGTATCATTGTTGCCGGCAAGGACATCACGGAGCTGAAAGAAAAAGAACGTCAATTCGAACGTCAGCGCGATGAACTCCGGCATGAATTGGACGAAGTGTACGAGCGAGTCACTGACGCGTTCTTCGCAGCCGATACCGACTTGCGGTTCACCCATCTAAACGACCGCGCCGAAGAACTGCTCGGCACGACGGAGGGAAACGTCTACGGCGAGTATATGCGGGACTCGTTTCCGGAGTTCACCGAACGGTCGTTTAAAGAGCAGTACGAACGAGCAATGATGACCCAGGAACCGGTCTCGTTCGAGGAGTACTCGGACACGGCCGACGCGTGGTTTGAGGTGCGCGCCTATCCATCTGACACCGGGTTGTCCATCTATTTCACCGATATCACCGAGCGTAAGGGACGCGAACGGAAACTCAAGCAGTACGAGCAACTCGTAGAGACGGTCTGGGACGGGTATACGTGCTCGACGAGAACGATCGCTTCGTTCTCGTCAACCAAGCGTTCTGCGACCTTGTCGGGTACGACCGCGACGAACTGCTGGGAAAACATGCGACCCTCATCAACAGCGAGACGGTGA
- a CDS encoding DUF262 domain-containing protein has protein sequence MSNNGSNGALSKTIIGGATGIEDELGADVTSVADDLDVEVSESSEIFKDISDTLEPSNSYLSNIVTSGRDLYVPGFQRKYSWDETNHHEFWYSLTKLYSQVDRADLTDDQISLWSAGSDERLEEFYFGTIYLAEARTGDDDEEIFEVIDGQQRLATVFIILNEIRKLLEEYEDNIRESSEYSDDIADGVQTLQMGIISQFLYTNMAYSGSGDQVRLHMTDHDHPYFQTILEDKKRTYSKLLMN, from the coding sequence ATGTCAAATAATGGTAGTAATGGTGCTCTTTCTAAAACGATCATTGGGGGCGCAACTGGAATCGAGGATGAACTTGGTGCAGATGTGACGTCAGTTGCTGACGACTTAGATGTTGAAGTCAGTGAGAGTAGTGAGATTTTCAAAGATATTTCGGACACTCTAGAACCCTCAAACTCGTATCTCAGCAATATCGTTACTTCAGGCCGGGACCTGTATGTCCCAGGCTTTCAGCGAAAATACTCCTGGGATGAAACCAACCATCATGAATTTTGGTACTCATTGACAAAACTATATTCTCAGGTTGATAGGGCCGATCTTACTGATGACCAAATTAGTCTGTGGTCTGCCGGTTCCGACGAGCGACTAGAAGAGTTCTACTTCGGTACAATATACCTCGCTGAGGCAAGGACAGGTGATGATGATGAGGAGATTTTTGAGGTGATTGACGGCCAACAGCGTCTGGCCACCGTTTTCATCATCCTTAATGAAATACGAAAACTTCTGGAGGAATATGAGGATAATATTCGAGAATCCAGTGAATATTCGGATGACATTGCTGATGGTGTTCAGACACTCCAGATGGGAATCATCAGTCAATTCTTATACACAAATATGGCGTACAGTGGAAGCGGTGATCAGGTCCGTCTGCACATGACGGATCATGATCACCCCTATTTCCAGACTATTTTAGAAGACAAGAAAAGAACATACTCAAAATTGCTAATGAATTAG
- a CDS encoding restriction endonuclease: MDDYEFEHFVADLWEEMGWDCEVSTASNDKGIDVRTRKTDPYEQKALIQAKRYGEGNKVGSPDIQQYLSLKHQESNVDKVIMVTTSSYSRIVMSRRIASDRQMNALRSVPSMTVIMLSNGRNSS; the protein is encoded by the coding sequence ATGGATGATTACGAGTTCGAACACTTCGTCGCCGATCTCTGGGAAGAGATGGGCTGGGACTGCGAGGTCTCGACAGCGTCGAACGACAAGGGAATCGACGTCCGAACTCGAAAAACAGACCCGTATGAACAAAAGGCGCTGATCCAGGCGAAGCGCTATGGTGAGGGCAATAAGGTCGGGAGCCCCGATATCCAGCAGTACTTGAGTCTCAAGCACCAGGAGTCCAACGTTGATAAGGTGATCATGGTGACGACGTCGTCGTACTCGAGGATCGTCATGTCCAGGCGGATCGCGTCCGACCGGCAGATGAACGCGCTCCGATCGGTGCCGTCGATGACCGTGATCATGTTGTCGAACGGCCGAAACTCTTCGTGA
- a CDS encoding IclR family transcriptional regulator, whose protein sequence is MTKQTAKTTERSLGVIDTIQRVGGATLDELTEELEIARSTIHLHLQTLLEKGYLTKEGAVYHIGLRFLNHGEYARSRKKAYTLAKQTVTEISDRIDEEVEFVVENDNRGILVHESFHPDSHFPSKEQHISTTPNSAGIYYYLHSVATGKAILAELSDERVEAVLDDWGLPRQTAHTITDQNDFFRELEQIRDRGIAFADEEYVDGLREVGRRVTGPDGSVLGAIAIIGPKYRFTDERYTTELPEILMEYVNDLETEINDSYLDDYR, encoded by the coding sequence ATGACTAAACAGACAGCGAAAACCACAGAACGGTCACTGGGCGTAATCGACACGATTCAGAGAGTGGGTGGCGCAACGCTCGATGAACTGACCGAGGAGTTAGAGATCGCGAGAAGTACCATCCACCTCCATCTCCAGACCCTTCTCGAAAAAGGGTATCTCACAAAGGAGGGCGCGGTATATCACATCGGATTACGGTTCTTAAATCACGGCGAGTATGCACGCTCACGCAAGAAGGCATACACGTTGGCCAAGCAGACTGTAACAGAAATTTCTGACCGAATCGACGAAGAGGTCGAATTCGTCGTTGAGAACGATAATCGCGGCATTCTTGTCCACGAATCCTTCCACCCGGACAGCCACTTTCCGTCCAAGGAGCAACATATATCTACCACGCCTAACTCTGCTGGGATCTACTATTATCTCCACAGCGTTGCAACCGGCAAAGCGATTCTCGCCGAATTATCAGACGAGCGCGTTGAAGCAGTACTGGACGACTGGGGACTCCCAAGACAGACAGCACACACTATCACGGATCAGAACGATTTCTTCCGAGAACTCGAGCAGATTCGCGATCGAGGCATTGCATTCGCCGACGAAGAGTACGTCGACGGTCTCAGAGAAGTCGGGCGGCGCGTGACAGGCCCCGATGGGAGCGTTCTCGGTGCAATCGCCATCATCGGTCCGAAGTATCGATTCACGGACGAACGATACACCACCGAACTGCCGGAGATTCTGATGGAATACGTTAACGATCTCGAGACCGAGATCAACGACTCGTATTTGGATGATTATCGCTAA
- a CDS encoding ATP-binding protein codes for MLDENDRFVLVNQAFCDLVGYDRDELLGKHATLINSETVNEAANELETEISAGKREVGVLEYEFETADGETLPVETRFGPYEYDGGRIGRCGVTRDIGVRKEYEREIRESNERLEQFAYIASHDLQEPLRMVTSYLQLLERRYSDTFDEDGEEFLEYAIDGAQQMREMIDGLLKYSRVSTRGDPFEPVDLDDVLADLQLQIEETNAEITVGELPRVEGDASQLRQVFQNLLDNAITYSGDKPPWVHITADRHSEKWVISVEDEGIGIDPDDQERIFTIFDRLHSPEEYDGTGIGLALCQRIVERHDGEISVDSEPGEGAMFSFTLPT; via the coding sequence GTGCTCGACGAGAACGATCGCTTCGTTCTCGTCAACCAAGCGTTCTGCGACCTTGTCGGGTACGACCGCGACGAACTGCTGGGAAAACATGCGACCCTCATCAACAGCGAGACGGTGAACGAAGCCGCCAACGAACTGGAAACCGAGATCAGTGCTGGCAAGCGTGAGGTCGGTGTCCTCGAGTACGAGTTCGAAACGGCCGATGGAGAAACGCTGCCCGTAGAAACTCGGTTCGGGCCGTACGAGTACGACGGGGGTCGAATTGGCCGTTGCGGAGTAACCCGAGATATCGGTGTCCGGAAGGAGTACGAACGGGAAATCAGAGAATCGAATGAGCGGCTCGAGCAGTTCGCGTACATCGCTTCTCACGATTTACAAGAACCGCTGCGGATGGTGACGAGCTATCTCCAGTTGCTGGAGCGGCGCTATAGCGATACGTTCGACGAGGACGGCGAGGAGTTCCTCGAGTACGCAATCGACGGGGCCCAGCAGATGCGCGAGATGATCGATGGCTTGCTCAAATACTCGCGGGTTTCGACCCGCGGTGATCCGTTCGAACCTGTCGACTTGGACGATGTCCTCGCGGACCTGCAGTTGCAGATCGAAGAGACCAACGCCGAGATCACAGTTGGGGAACTCCCTCGCGTCGAGGGCGACGCGAGCCAGCTCCGACAGGTGTTCCAGAACCTGCTCGACAACGCGATCACGTACAGCGGAGACAAACCGCCGTGGGTCCACATCACCGCCGACCGGCACAGTGAGAAGTGGGTGATCTCGGTCGAGGACGAAGGGATCGGCATTGACCCTGACGACCAAGAGCGGATATTCACGATTTTCGATCGCCTCCACAGCCCCGAGGAGTACGACGGGACCGGCATCGGGCTCGCGCTCTGTCAGCGCATCGTCGAGCGTCACGACGGTGAGATTTCGGTCGACTCCGAGCCCGGCGAAGGTGCGATGTTCTCGTTTACTCTTCCGACGTGA
- a CDS encoding transcriptional regulator encodes MTTLHITVGDRAQVRKDTLQFIQDAEADELDKSDEQAVLQFGTYDDLVDSLTPLRLTLIQAIAKEHPSSMREAARLVDRDVSDVHADLKHLEVLGILELKEGGPGGAIQPIVPFDKIEMHIDYPLLDDGDADNTPASAD; translated from the coding sequence ATGACCACACTTCACATCACCGTCGGCGATCGAGCGCAGGTTCGTAAGGACACTCTCCAGTTCATCCAAGACGCCGAAGCTGATGAACTAGATAAGAGTGATGAGCAGGCAGTCCTCCAGTTCGGTACCTACGATGATCTCGTTGACAGTCTCACACCACTGCGTCTAACTCTCATCCAAGCAATCGCCAAAGAGCACCCCTCCAGTATGCGTGAAGCTGCACGGCTCGTTGATCGCGATGTTTCTGATGTTCATGCAGACCTAAAGCATCTCGAAGTGCTTGGCATTCTCGAGCTTAAGGAAGGTGGCCCTGGTGGCGCGATACAACCGATTGTCCCATTCGACAAAATCGAGATGCATATCGACTACCCCCTCCTTGACGACGGCGACGCCGATAATACTCCCGCCAGCGCAGATTAG
- the fni gene encoding type 2 isopentenyl-diphosphate Delta-isomerase, translated as MTEQDSSETEDRKDDHIQIVRERDVETTGTGFEDVQLVHEALPELNYDAIDPSIEFLGQELSAPIFIESMTGGHQNTTEINRALARAASETGIAMGVGSQRAGLELDDDDILESYTVVRDAAPDAFIYGNLGAAQLREYDIGIVERAVEMIEADALAIHLNFLQEAVQPEGDVDGQNCLAAIEQVAEDLSVPIIVKETGNGISGETAQKLSAAGVGAIDVAGKGGTTWSGIEAYRAAAANAPRQQRIGTLFREWGIPTAASTIECVAEHDCVIASGGVRTGLDVAKAIALGALAGGLAKPFLKPATAGSDAVIERVEDLIAELQTAMFVTGSGSIEDLQQTEYVLQGETREYIKQRTIRE; from the coding sequence ATGACGGAGCAGGACTCGTCGGAGACTGAAGACCGAAAAGACGATCATATCCAGATCGTTCGGGAGCGGGACGTTGAAACCACAGGAACGGGCTTCGAAGACGTACAACTCGTCCACGAAGCACTTCCAGAACTCAATTACGACGCTATTGATCCGTCCATCGAATTTCTGGGACAGGAATTATCTGCCCCGATCTTCATCGAGAGCATGACTGGTGGGCATCAGAACACCACGGAAATCAATCGGGCACTGGCCCGCGCTGCCAGCGAGACGGGCATCGCTATGGGGGTCGGAAGCCAGCGGGCCGGCCTCGAACTCGACGATGACGACATCCTCGAATCGTATACTGTCGTCCGTGATGCCGCACCCGATGCGTTCATCTACGGGAACCTTGGCGCTGCACAGCTTCGAGAGTACGACATTGGAATAGTCGAGCGCGCCGTTGAGATGATTGAGGCAGACGCGCTTGCAATCCACTTGAACTTCCTCCAAGAAGCCGTCCAACCTGAAGGCGACGTTGATGGGCAGAACTGCTTAGCTGCGATCGAACAAGTAGCTGAGGATCTCTCGGTTCCGATCATTGTCAAAGAAACGGGCAACGGGATTTCCGGGGAGACTGCCCAAAAGCTGTCCGCGGCAGGAGTTGGCGCGATCGATGTCGCTGGAAAAGGCGGCACGACGTGGTCCGGGATCGAAGCCTACCGTGCTGCTGCCGCGAATGCACCGCGACAGCAACGAATCGGCACCCTGTTCCGAGAATGGGGAATCCCAACCGCTGCAAGCACGATCGAGTGTGTAGCCGAACACGACTGCGTGATTGCGAGTGGCGGCGTGCGGACGGGATTGGACGTGGCAAAAGCGATTGCGTTAGGTGCACTCGCCGGCGGGTTGGCGAAACCGTTCCTGAAACCAGCTACAGCCGGGTCGGACGCCGTTATCGAACGAGTCGAGGATTTAATTGCCGAGCTACAGACAGCAATGTTCGTCACTGGTTCAGGGTCGATCGAAGATCTTCAACAGACGGAGTACGTCTTACAGGGAGAAACACGTGAATACATTAAACAACGAACCATCAGAGAATGA
- a CDS encoding AAA family ATPase — MIADPRVLDDTFVPPDPLYRENETEQLLRRFTTAHPRESDVLISGPSGVGKTLLARTEVNHLKTQTSVTRVFVDSLGKTTGGVLRAVLEALPHGPDSVAQTLPANDICRELREAITGKTIVVLDEGDDLPETNAVGELLAMAT, encoded by the coding sequence ATGATTGCCGATCCGCGGGTCTTAGATGACACGTTCGTCCCCCCTGATCCACTTTATCGGGAGAACGAAACCGAGCAACTTCTTCGCCGGTTCACAACTGCACATCCGCGGGAATCTGACGTTCTTATCTCCGGACCCAGTGGTGTGGGGAAGACACTGCTCGCCCGGACAGAAGTCAACCACCTCAAGACACAAACGTCGGTCACCCGCGTCTTCGTCGATTCACTCGGGAAGACGACCGGCGGTGTTCTCCGGGCGGTCCTTGAGGCGCTTCCCCATGGGCCTGACAGCGTTGCTCAGACGTTACCCGCGAACGACATCTGCCGAGAGCTCCGCGAGGCAATCACCGGCAAGACGATCGTCGTCTTGGACGAAGGGGATGACCTCCCGGAGACGAACGCCGTCGGCGAACTCCTCGCGATGGCTACATAA
- a CDS encoding DUF6516 family protein — MGHELTHRYTHVEAGLVENVVIRRTTDTNTYPSGWKYTLHLGTLQDLTLIRYDNAHEDTKGHELHTAAGDTDLEFPGMEELLVEFWANADEYWDTTSGNPPRPY; from the coding sequence ATGGGTCATGAACTCACCCATCGGTATACCCACGTCGAAGCTGGACTTGTCGAAAATGTCGTCATACGACGCACGACCGATACAAACACCTATCCGTCCGGCTGGAAATACACACTGCACTTGGGAACACTACAAGACCTGACACTCATCCGCTACGACAACGCCCACGAAGATACCAAAGGCCACGAACTCCACACCGCTGCTGGCGATACTGATCTCGAGTTTCCAGGAATGGAGGAACTTCTCGTTGAGTTCTGGGCCAATGCTGACGAATACTGGGACACCACTAGCGGCAATCCACCACGTCCCTATTGA
- a CDS encoding transcriptional regulator: MADLNPIAKRIHQLSPDPVELTLDNGTTAIFHISGAEFFQQEFQAEGVCEDDEADYRFITSTDNGSVLVGRKDGSESEWTMIGRVTEVTRDGS, translated from the coding sequence ATGGCAGATCTCAATCCGATCGCAAAACGAATACACCAGCTCAGTCCCGATCCCGTCGAATTGACGCTCGACAATGGAACGACGGCCATATTTCATATTTCCGGGGCCGAGTTCTTTCAGCAGGAATTTCAGGCGGAGGGTGTCTGTGAGGACGATGAAGCGGACTATCGATTTATCACGAGCACGGATAACGGATCAGTTCTGGTCGGACGTAAGGACGGAAGTGAATCAGAGTGGACGATGATTGGGAGGGTAACCGAAGTCACCAGAGATGGATCGTAA
- a CDS encoding IS630 family transposase (programmed frameshift) has protein sequence MDHLDEISVEELQDALDKVEGNKPTQRLLAAIAYKNGVTQTELAEWHDTGRRTIYSWLMRLDTDEPLEQAVSDAHRSGRKRKLSETQQEEFEQTVHEPPEEVGIDAPAWTPALVQEFLEETYGVEYSYPSCRRLLKEAGLSYQKPRRTAAEAEESDTEEFRDELKKKRAEMDATVVCIDQTKKSVQVEPRAAWFPRGTRPSVELSGQRDWTCLLGAITEDGECFFSRFTEYVTADHAKHFILALCKEFEEDLIIVLDGAPYFQASAVTDLAARDDLAFVTLPAYSPELNPVEECWRQLQTVDSLGELTTAIDTALNQLSVPKMSSYF, from the exons ATGGACCATCTCGACGAGATTTCCGTTGAAGAACTCCAAGACGCCCTTGACAAGGTTGAGGGAAACAAGCCGACACAACGGTTGTTAGCGGCGATTGCGTACAAGAACGGCGTGACACAGACCGAACTTGCAGAGTGGCACGACACTGGTCGAAGGACGATCTACAGTTGGCTCATGCGACTCGATACGGACGAACCGCTTGAGCAAGCCGTCTCTGATGCTCACCGATCCGGGAGAAAACGAAAGCTCTCAGAAACACAGCAAGAAGAGTTTGAACAAACCGTTCACGAACCTCCCGAGGAAGTCGGGATCGACGCGCCGGCATGGACGCCGGCGCTCGTCCAGGAGTTTCTTGAAGAAACCTACGGCGTCGAGTACTCCTATCCGAGTTGCCGGCGGTTGCTCAAAGAAGCTGGATTGAGTTACCAAAAACCGCGCCGCACAGCCGCCGAAGCCGAGGAATCCGACACAGAAGAGTTCCGTGACGAACTCA AAAAAAAGCGAGCGGAGATGGACGCCACAGTAGTCTGCATCGATCAGACCAAGAAATCCGTCCAGGTTGAGCCGCGTGCCGCGTGGTTTCCGCGCGGCACGCGGCCGAGCGTCGAACTTTCTGGCCAACGCGACTGGACGTGTCTGCTCGGCGCGATCACCGAAGACGGCGAGTGCTTCTTCTCACGATTCACCGAGTACGTCACTGCCGATCACGCGAAACATTTCATTCTCGCGTTATGCAAAGAATTCGAAGAAGATCTAATCATCGTGCTCGATGGAGCGCCGTATTTCCAGGCATCGGCCGTCACGGACCTGGCGGCCCGTGACGACCTCGCCTTCGTCACGTTACCGGCGTACTCTCCTGAACTCAATCCGGTCGAAGAGTGCTGGCGACAGCTCCAAACGGTTGACTCACTTGGCGAGTTAACAACGGCGATCGATACCGCACTTAATCAGCTCTCTGTACCAAAGATGAGCAGTTATTTCTAA